A portion of the Blautia hansenii DSM 20583 genome contains these proteins:
- the brnQ gene encoding branched-chain amino acid transport system II carrier protein: MKLGKKKMLLVSFMLFSLFFGAGNLIFPPFLGQNAGEKMPLAILGFLITAVALPVLGVIVVARFDGLDKLSQKVGTRFSMIFTILIYLSIGPGLGIPRAASVPFEMAVAPYLPKEASVTICMVIFSLVFFVLAAWLAMTPNKLVERIGKFLTPTLLLLLVFVFINYVFRGEVNIATAQEAYAGNPLAKGFLEGYQTMDTIAALNFGLVIATTITSLGIESKKSVMSYTVRAGIFAGTILSLVYLMLSYMGMGSSNVFPIQENGAWTLRCIVKQLFGGPGAVLLAAIFTLACLTTCVGLITSISQYFSTLTKKISYTQWVFLISGFSFLVCNQGLNTILGLSIPVLNAIYPISIMLIVLGICERWIKNNPYIYPCTITAVGCISVIYVLDDLKVPLGFLSDWCHALPLYSMGLGWVVIAIAAVALTSVLYAFKKR, encoded by the coding sequence ATGAAACTAGGAAAGAAAAAGATGTTACTGGTAAGTTTTATGTTGTTTTCTCTGTTCTTTGGTGCAGGAAATCTGATTTTTCCACCTTTTTTAGGACAGAATGCAGGAGAGAAGATGCCACTTGCTATTTTAGGATTTTTGATTACAGCAGTAGCATTGCCAGTATTAGGGGTTATTGTTGTTGCACGTTTTGATGGACTGGATAAACTTTCTCAGAAAGTAGGAACTCGTTTTTCTATGATTTTTACTATTTTAATTTATTTGTCCATAGGACCGGGGTTGGGAATTCCTCGTGCAGCTTCTGTACCTTTTGAGATGGCAGTAGCTCCTTATCTTCCAAAAGAAGCATCGGTTACTATTTGCATGGTGATTTTTTCATTGGTATTTTTTGTTTTGGCAGCATGGCTGGCTATGACACCGAATAAATTAGTGGAACGTATTGGAAAGTTTTTGACACCTACATTATTGTTACTTTTAGTATTTGTATTTATAAATTATGTATTTCGAGGAGAAGTGAATATAGCAACAGCACAGGAAGCTTATGCCGGAAATCCTCTGGCAAAGGGCTTTTTAGAAGGTTATCAGACCATGGATACGATTGCCGCATTAAACTTTGGATTGGTGATTGCGACAACGATTACAAGTCTTGGAATTGAGAGTAAAAAGAGTGTTATGAGTTATACCGTTCGTGCCGGTATTTTTGCCGGAACGATTTTGTCACTGGTATATTTAATGCTTTCTTATATGGGAATGGGAAGCTCTAACGTATTTCCTATTCAGGAAAATGGTGCTTGGACTCTTCGTTGCATTGTAAAACAGTTGTTTGGAGGTCCGGGAGCAGTGCTTCTGGCAGCGATTTTTACGCTGGCATGTCTGACAACCTGTGTGGGACTGATTACTTCTATTTCCCAGTATTTTTCCACACTTACAAAGAAGATTTCTTATACACAGTGGGTATTTTTAATTTCCGGTTTTTCATTCCTTGTATGTAATCAGGGACTGAATACAATTTTAGGATTATCTATTCCGGTATTGAATGCAATTTATCCAATTTCTATTATGTTAATTGTTTTGGGAATTTGTGAGAGATGGATTAAAAATAATCCGTATATTTATCCATGTACAATTACAGCAGTAGGATGTATTAGTGTAATTTATGTATTAGATGACTTAAAGGTTCCGCTGGGATTTTTAAGTGACTGGTGTCATGCACTGCCGCTGTATTCTATGGGTCTTGGCTGGGTTGTGATTGCAATCGCAGCAGTGGCACTTACCAGTGTGTTGTATGCTTTTAAGAAACGTTAA
- a CDS encoding ABC transporter ATP-binding protein codes for MGTILSAKNIYKTYKTSSGDVPALRGVSLEVEKGMFYAIIGKSGSGKSTLLHTLSGLDRPTKGEVFINGENLYQYSDEKMAVFRRRYMGFVFQQFNLLDEFNVLNNICMPLKLDQRKVDKQFLEEVTGLLRLEDKLKKYPCELSGGEQQRAAIARCLLARPQIIFADEPTGNLDKKTGEDTLDLLQQCSEQFGQTLIVVTHDLEIARQADVIVHIEDGKIIL; via the coding sequence ATGGGAACTATTTTATCTGCAAAAAATATTTATAAAACATATAAGACATCTTCCGGTGATGTACCTGCACTTCGAGGTGTAAGTCTGGAGGTGGAGAAGGGAATGTTCTATGCCATTATAGGAAAAAGCGGTTCAGGAAAATCTACACTTTTGCACACATTAAGCGGACTTGACCGTCCCACAAAGGGTGAAGTATTTATAAACGGAGAAAATCTTTATCAGTATTCAGATGAGAAAATGGCGGTATTTCGCAGAAGGTATATGGGCTTTGTGTTTCAGCAGTTTAACTTATTGGACGAATTTAATGTATTAAATAATATCTGTATGCCTTTGAAGTTAGACCAGAGAAAAGTAGATAAGCAATTTTTGGAGGAAGTGACAGGACTTTTAAGACTTGAGGATAAATTGAAGAAATATCCATGTGAGCTTTCCGGTGGAGAACAACAAAGAGCAGCCATTGCCCGCTGTCTGTTGGCGAGACCGCAGATTATTTTTGCAGATGAACCTACGGGAAATTTGGATAAAAAGACAGGGGAAGATACGCTGGATTTATTGCAGCAGTGTTCGGAGCAGTTTGGACAGACTTTAATTGTAGTGACACATGATTTGGAAATTGCAAGACAGGCAGATGTAATCGTGCATATTGAGGATGGAAAAATAATTTTATAA
- a CDS encoding Rpn family recombination-promoting nuclease/putative transposase, translated as MNTLLKNLTIKNNFMFAAVMSDEENCKGFLERALSMKIDRVEINTEKNIVYHPEYKGVRLDVYAKDENNTRYNIEMQVLKQSALGRRSRYYQSQMDMELLAKGCEYAELPDSYVIFLCDFDPFGERKYRYTFRTACEETKKVSLKDGRCIMFLNTCGEDEQDVPKELVSFLRFVHADLKESQTDFQDDYVRQVQKSVTHIKGSREMEERFMLLELLMQDERREGRKEGRKEGRKAGELEGAQEMLQMALNRFGELSENLLKTLHQQQDIEVIRKWMETALQAESLDDFISKM; from the coding sequence ATGAATACATTATTAAAAAATCTTACAATCAAAAATAACTTTATGTTTGCAGCAGTGATGTCGGACGAAGAAAACTGCAAAGGTTTTTTGGAACGTGCGCTTTCTATGAAAATTGACCGTGTAGAAATCAATACAGAGAAAAATATTGTCTATCATCCGGAGTATAAAGGTGTGCGGTTAGACGTCTATGCGAAAGATGAAAATAATACCCGCTATAATATAGAAATGCAGGTGCTAAAGCAGTCTGCTTTGGGGCGCAGAAGTCGTTATTATCAAAGCCAGATGGATATGGAGCTTTTGGCAAAAGGGTGTGAATATGCAGAGCTTCCCGACAGCTATGTGATTTTCTTATGTGACTTTGATCCTTTTGGTGAAAGGAAATACCGATATACTTTTCGCACAGCTTGTGAGGAAACTAAAAAGGTATCGTTAAAAGACGGACGCTGTATCATGTTCCTAAATACCTGTGGAGAAGATGAACAAGATGTGCCAAAGGAGCTGGTTTCTTTTCTGAGATTTGTGCATGCAGACTTAAAAGAAAGTCAGACGGACTTTCAGGATGATTATGTAAGACAAGTGCAGAAATCAGTCACCCATATCAAGGGGAGCAGAGAAATGGAGGAGAGATTTATGCTTTTGGAATTATTGATGCAAGATGAACGCAGAGAAGGGAGAAAAGAAGGTCGTAAGGAAGGCAGAAAAGCCGGAGAATTAGAAGGAGCACAAGAAATGCTCCAGATGGCATTAAACAGATTTGGAGAATTGTCGGAAAATCTTCTGAAAACCCTGCATCAACAGCAGGATATAGAAGTAATCAGAAAGTGGATGGAAACAGCGTTACAGGCAGAGTCACTGGATGATTTCATTTCTAAAATGTAA
- a CDS encoding TetR/AcrR family transcriptional regulator — protein MSKIDNNKQQKRDSLLESAFSLFINNGFNKTSISDIVNQAGVAKGTFYLYFKDKYDIRNHLISHKASQVFQIAYNDLLKHESITDFEEQVLFIIDNILNQLAANHNLVKLLSKHLSWGFFKNSLFFAPGKDIPPIYTIYEDLLAKSTYTYRTPEVMMYMILELVSGTSYNTILFNQPISLEEIKNPLYESIKGIFKQFRV, from the coding sequence ATGAGTAAAATTGATAACAACAAGCAACAAAAAAGGGACTCCCTTTTAGAGTCCGCTTTCTCTTTATTTATTAACAATGGTTTTAACAAAACTTCTATCTCGGATATCGTAAATCAGGCAGGTGTGGCAAAAGGTACTTTTTACCTTTATTTTAAGGATAAATACGATATCCGCAATCATTTAATTAGCCATAAGGCCAGTCAGGTATTTCAAATTGCCTATAATGACCTTCTGAAACATGAAAGTATTACAGACTTTGAAGAACAAGTGCTTTTTATCATTGACAATATTTTGAACCAGTTAGCAGCAAACCATAACCTTGTAAAATTATTATCAAAACATTTAAGCTGGGGATTTTTCAAAAATTCTCTATTCTTTGCTCCCGGCAAAGATATACCGCCTATTTATACTATTTATGAGGATTTACTGGCAAAGTCCACCTATACCTACCGCACACCAGAGGTTATGATGTACATGATTTTAGAATTGGTAAGCGGTACCAGTTACAATACGATTCTTTTTAATCAACCGATATCTTTGGAAGAAATAAAAAATCCCCTTTATGAGTCCATAAAAGGGATTTTCAAACAATTCAGAGTTTAA